A genomic stretch from Eretmochelys imbricata isolate rEreImb1 chromosome 24, rEreImb1.hap1, whole genome shotgun sequence includes:
- the MINDY1 gene encoding ubiquitin carboxyl-terminal hydrolase MINDY-1 isoform X1, translating to MEPRLEQVDPMATKGDDVNSEVTRPEICQAPLGLEEDAAGMEDGTQAAAGQGRMLNGQEPESPKGIAVTHSEEAPSGQGSSSCQQAAGQEHEDTPRKDPSPRAGPSDKAKWLERGEPEGRADPKEKQPPPSGSIRAGGVTSPPDDPIASPSPGSAEQASDATKARPPAGETEPDFYCVKWISWKGERTPIITQCENGPCPLLAIMNILFLQWKVKLSPQKEVITSDELMAHLGDCILSIKPQENSEGLQLNFQQNVNDAMMVLPKLSTGLDVNVRFTGVSDFEYTPECIVFDLLNVPLYHGWLVDPQSPDAAQAVGKLSYNQLVEKIITCKHSSDPNLVTEGLIAEQFLESTATQLTYHGLCELTAAVKEGELSVFFRNNHFSTMIKHQGHLYLLVTDQGFLQEEKVTWESLHNVDGDSCFCDAEFHLSHTLGKEAAGSSPQEQRQVDQDYMIALSLQQQQQGPSALSDLELARQLQQEEYQQHQQPAAPPAQGRAQPAGRLAGERRHRHKQESDCVLL from the exons ATGGAGCCCCGACTTGAGCAGGTGGATCCCATGGCCACGAAAGGGGACGATGTAAACTCAGAAGTCACCAGACCTGAAATCTGCCAGGCCCCTCTGGGGCTAGAGGAGGACGCTGCCGGCATGGAGGATGGaacccaggctgcagcagggcagggccgCATGCTGAATGGGCAGGAGCCAGAAAGCCCAAAGGGGATTGCGGTAACGCACAGTGAGGAGGCTCCTTCTGGGCAGGGCAGCTCGAGCTGCCAACAGGCCGCAGGCCAGGAGCATGAGGACACCCCAAGGAAGGATCCGTCCCCAAGAGCAGGGCCCAGTGACAAAGCCAAGTGGCTGGAGCGTGGGGAGCCAGAAGGAAGGGCGGACCCCAAAGAGAAGCAGCCTCCCCCAAGCGGGAGCATCCGAGCGGGAGGGGTCACCTCCCCACCGGATGACCCCATCGCCAGCCCTAGCCCAGGCTCCGCAGAGCAGGCGTCTGATGCCACCAAGGCCCGGCCCCCAGCCGGCGAGACCGAGCCTGACTTCTATTGCGTGAAGTGGATCagctggaaaggggagaggaCACCCATCATCACCCAGTGTGAGAACGGGCCCTGCCCACTCCTGGCCATCATGAACATCCTGTTCCTGCAGTGGAAG GTGAAACTCTCCCCCCAGAAGGAAGTGATCACGTCAGACGAGTTGATGGCGCATCTCG GCGACTGCATCTTATCCATCAAACCCCAAGAGAATTCGGAAGGGCTGCAGCTCAACTTTCAGCAG AACGTCAACGATGCCATGATGGTCTTGCCCAAACTGTCCACGGGGCTTGACGTGAACGTGAGGTTCACGGGCGTCTCTGACTTCGAGTACACCCCGGAGTGCATCGTCTTTGACCTCCTGAACGTCCCGCTGTACCACGGCTGGCTGGTGGACCCCCAG AGTCCGGACGCGGCCCAGGCCGTGGGCAAGCTGAGCTACAACCAGCTGGTGGAGAAGATCATCACCTGCAAGCACTCGAGCGACCCCAACCTGGTCACCGAAG GCCTGATCGCCGAGCAGTTCCTGGAGTCCACAGCCACCCAGCTGACCTACCACGGCCTGTGCGAGCTCACGGCTGCGGTCAAAGAGGGGGAACTAAGTGTCTTCTTCAGAAACAACCACTTCAGCACCATGATCAAGCACCAG GGCCACCTGTACCTGCTGGTCACGGACCAGGGCTTCCTGCAGGAGGAGAAGGTGACCTGGGAGAGCCTGCACAACGTGGATGGGGACAGCTGCTTCTGTGACGCCGAGTTCCACCTGAGCCACACCCTGGGGAAGGAGGCGGCCGGCAGCTCCCCCCAGGAGCAGAGGCAGGTGGACCAG GACTACATGATCGCCCTGTCcttgcagcaacagcagcagggccCCTCTGCCCTGAGCGACCTAGAGCTTGCACgccagctgcagcaggaggaataccagcagcaccagcagccagCAGCGCCTCCCGCGCAG GGGAGAGCTCAGCCGGCCGGCCGGCTGGCCGGTGAACGCAGGCACAGACATAAGCAGGAGTCGGACTGTGTCCTGCTCTAG
- the MINDY1 gene encoding ubiquitin carboxyl-terminal hydrolase MINDY-1 isoform X2, translated as MEPRLEQVDPMATKGDDVNSEVTRPEICQAPLGLEEDAAGMEDGTQAAAGQGRMLNGQEPESPKGIAVTHSEEAPSGQGSSSCQQAAGQEHEDTPRKDPSPRAGPSDKAKWLERGEPEGRADPKEKQPPPSGSIRAGGVTSPPDDPIASPSPGSAEQASDATKARPPAGETEPDFYCVKWISWKGERTPIITQCENGPCPLLAIMNILFLQWKVKLSPQKEVITSDELMAHLGDCILSIKPQENSEGLQLNFQQNVNDAMMVLPKLSTGLDVNVRFTGVSDFEYTPECIVFDLLNVPLYHGWLVDPQSPDAAQAVGKLSYNQLVEKIITCKHSSDPNLVTEGLIAEQFLESTATQLTYHGLCELTAAVKEGELSVFFRNNHFSTMIKHQGHLYLLVTDQGFLQEEKVTWESLHNVDGDSCFCDAEFHLSHTLGKEAAGSSPQEQRQVDQQQQQGPSALSDLELARQLQQEEYQQHQQPAAPPAQGRAQPAGRLAGERRHRHKQESDCVLL; from the exons ATGGAGCCCCGACTTGAGCAGGTGGATCCCATGGCCACGAAAGGGGACGATGTAAACTCAGAAGTCACCAGACCTGAAATCTGCCAGGCCCCTCTGGGGCTAGAGGAGGACGCTGCCGGCATGGAGGATGGaacccaggctgcagcagggcagggccgCATGCTGAATGGGCAGGAGCCAGAAAGCCCAAAGGGGATTGCGGTAACGCACAGTGAGGAGGCTCCTTCTGGGCAGGGCAGCTCGAGCTGCCAACAGGCCGCAGGCCAGGAGCATGAGGACACCCCAAGGAAGGATCCGTCCCCAAGAGCAGGGCCCAGTGACAAAGCCAAGTGGCTGGAGCGTGGGGAGCCAGAAGGAAGGGCGGACCCCAAAGAGAAGCAGCCTCCCCCAAGCGGGAGCATCCGAGCGGGAGGGGTCACCTCCCCACCGGATGACCCCATCGCCAGCCCTAGCCCAGGCTCCGCAGAGCAGGCGTCTGATGCCACCAAGGCCCGGCCCCCAGCCGGCGAGACCGAGCCTGACTTCTATTGCGTGAAGTGGATCagctggaaaggggagaggaCACCCATCATCACCCAGTGTGAGAACGGGCCCTGCCCACTCCTGGCCATCATGAACATCCTGTTCCTGCAGTGGAAG GTGAAACTCTCCCCCCAGAAGGAAGTGATCACGTCAGACGAGTTGATGGCGCATCTCG GCGACTGCATCTTATCCATCAAACCCCAAGAGAATTCGGAAGGGCTGCAGCTCAACTTTCAGCAG AACGTCAACGATGCCATGATGGTCTTGCCCAAACTGTCCACGGGGCTTGACGTGAACGTGAGGTTCACGGGCGTCTCTGACTTCGAGTACACCCCGGAGTGCATCGTCTTTGACCTCCTGAACGTCCCGCTGTACCACGGCTGGCTGGTGGACCCCCAG AGTCCGGACGCGGCCCAGGCCGTGGGCAAGCTGAGCTACAACCAGCTGGTGGAGAAGATCATCACCTGCAAGCACTCGAGCGACCCCAACCTGGTCACCGAAG GCCTGATCGCCGAGCAGTTCCTGGAGTCCACAGCCACCCAGCTGACCTACCACGGCCTGTGCGAGCTCACGGCTGCGGTCAAAGAGGGGGAACTAAGTGTCTTCTTCAGAAACAACCACTTCAGCACCATGATCAAGCACCAG GGCCACCTGTACCTGCTGGTCACGGACCAGGGCTTCCTGCAGGAGGAGAAGGTGACCTGGGAGAGCCTGCACAACGTGGATGGGGACAGCTGCTTCTGTGACGCCGAGTTCCACCTGAGCCACACCCTGGGGAAGGAGGCGGCCGGCAGCTCCCCCCAGGAGCAGAGGCAGGTGGACCAG caacagcagcagggccCCTCTGCCCTGAGCGACCTAGAGCTTGCACgccagctgcagcaggaggaataccagcagcaccagcagccagCAGCGCCTCCCGCGCAG GGGAGAGCTCAGCCGGCCGGCCGGCTGGCCGGTGAACGCAGGCACAGACATAAGCAGGAGTCGGACTGTGTCCTGCTCTAG
- the ANXA9 gene encoding LOW QUALITY PROTEIN: annexin A9 (The sequence of the model RefSeq protein was modified relative to this genomic sequence to represent the inferred CDS: substituted 1 base at 1 genomic stop codon) translates to MRFSASCPWPSRQQPGGPWAPSNPTWALTWRVTCSTSQRPSWAMVTXSHRGGGGRGSQHPAEWVHTQLPCPLATGADHGAILDVLTNRTSAQRQQITKVFQALTKQDLLKSMEAALSGNLERVIVGLLKPPAQYDAHELRAAMQGMGTDEDALTEILSTRSNQQLREILAFYQQDFKADPEKDIALETSGWFKEILLALAKGKRERDTGIIDYALIQQDAEALADPGASSEGAGERTWISIFTQRSPEHLSRVFSQYRKSHGLEVEETICKRFRGDGQMAMLALASACRNTPRYFAEKLHNAMKGPGTDDKVLIRVLVSRSETDLLSIRSEFKKCHGKSLYSCLQVEMRGDYQAALLALCRAEDL, encoded by the exons ATGAGATTCTCAGCCAGCTGCCCCTGGCCCAGCAG ACAGCAGCCTGGGGGACCCTGGGCACCATCAAACCCTACCTGGGCTTTGACGTGGAGAGTGACGTGCAGCACCTCACAGAGGCCATCGTGGGCAATGGTAACGTGATCCcaccgtggggggggggggaggggatcccaGCACCCAGCTGAATGGGTTCACACCCAGCTTCCCTGCCCGCTTGCTACAGGTGCTGACCATGGGGCCATCCTGGACGTGCTGACCAATCGGACCAGCGCCCAGAGGCAGCAGATCACCAAGGTGTTCCAGGCCCTCACCAAGCAG GACCTGCTGAAATCCATGGAAGCGGCTCTGTCTGGGAACCTGGAGCGGGTCATCGTGGGGCTGCTGAAGCCACCGGCTCAGTACGATGCTCACGAGCTGAGGGCGGCCATGCAG GGCATGGGCACTGACGAAGATGCTTTGACCGAAATTCTCTCCACTCGATCCAACCAGCAGCTCAGAGAAATCCTGGCCTTTTACCAGCAAG ATTTTAAAGCAGACCCTGAGAAGGACATAGCCTTGGAAACCAGCGGTTGGTTCAAGGAAATTCTCCTGGCGCTAGCAAAG GGGAAGCGTGAGCGCGACACCGGGATCATCGACTATGCCCTGATACAGCAGGATGCTGAG gctCTTGCAGACCCAGGAGCCAGCAGCGAGGGGGCTGGTGAGAGGACATGGATAAGCATCTTCACGCAGCGAAGCCCTGAGCATCTCAGCAGAG TGTTCAGTCAGTACCGGAAATCCCACGGGCTGGAGGTGGAGGAGACCATCTGCAAGCGCTTCCGGGGAGATGGCCAGATGGCCATGCTGGCCCTAG CCTCGGCGTGCAGGAACACCCCACGCTACTTTGCCGAGAAGCTGCACAATGCCATGAAG ggccCCGGCACCGATGACAAAGTCCTGATCCGTGTCCTGGTCTCCCGCAGTGAAACCGACCTGCTGAGCATTCGCTCCGAGTTCAAGAAGTGCCATGGGAAGTCTCTGTACTCCTGTCTCCAG GTGGAGATGAGAGGCGATTACCAGGCAGCGCTGCTAGCCTTGTGCAGGGCGGAAGACCTGTAG
- the MINDY1 gene encoding ubiquitin carboxyl-terminal hydrolase MINDY-1 isoform X3, producing the protein MAHLGDCILSIKPQENSEGLQLNFQQNVNDAMMVLPKLSTGLDVNVRFTGVSDFEYTPECIVFDLLNVPLYHGWLVDPQSPDAAQAVGKLSYNQLVEKIITCKHSSDPNLVTEGLIAEQFLESTATQLTYHGLCELTAAVKEGELSVFFRNNHFSTMIKHQGHLYLLVTDQGFLQEEKVTWESLHNVDGDSCFCDAEFHLSHTLGKEAAGSSPQEQRQVDQDYMIALSLQQQQQGPSALSDLELARQLQQEEYQQHQQPAAPPAQGRAQPAGRLAGERRHRHKQESDCVLL; encoded by the exons ATGGCGCATCTCG GCGACTGCATCTTATCCATCAAACCCCAAGAGAATTCGGAAGGGCTGCAGCTCAACTTTCAGCAG AACGTCAACGATGCCATGATGGTCTTGCCCAAACTGTCCACGGGGCTTGACGTGAACGTGAGGTTCACGGGCGTCTCTGACTTCGAGTACACCCCGGAGTGCATCGTCTTTGACCTCCTGAACGTCCCGCTGTACCACGGCTGGCTGGTGGACCCCCAG AGTCCGGACGCGGCCCAGGCCGTGGGCAAGCTGAGCTACAACCAGCTGGTGGAGAAGATCATCACCTGCAAGCACTCGAGCGACCCCAACCTGGTCACCGAAG GCCTGATCGCCGAGCAGTTCCTGGAGTCCACAGCCACCCAGCTGACCTACCACGGCCTGTGCGAGCTCACGGCTGCGGTCAAAGAGGGGGAACTAAGTGTCTTCTTCAGAAACAACCACTTCAGCACCATGATCAAGCACCAG GGCCACCTGTACCTGCTGGTCACGGACCAGGGCTTCCTGCAGGAGGAGAAGGTGACCTGGGAGAGCCTGCACAACGTGGATGGGGACAGCTGCTTCTGTGACGCCGAGTTCCACCTGAGCCACACCCTGGGGAAGGAGGCGGCCGGCAGCTCCCCCCAGGAGCAGAGGCAGGTGGACCAG GACTACATGATCGCCCTGTCcttgcagcaacagcagcagggccCCTCTGCCCTGAGCGACCTAGAGCTTGCACgccagctgcagcaggaggaataccagcagcaccagcagccagCAGCGCCTCCCGCGCAG GGGAGAGCTCAGCCGGCCGGCCGGCTGGCCGGTGAACGCAGGCACAGACATAAGCAGGAGTCGGACTGTGTCCTGCTCTAG